From the genome of Solanum stenotomum isolate F172 chromosome 5, ASM1918654v1, whole genome shotgun sequence:
gcgagatttctggggagagaggcgaatggaAAAGTGTTTGCTACgaattagaattaaatgaaactgtggttataacatttatttttgaattaatagtttgttatttcatacaattttttcatAGATGAATGAGGAgtatatttgaacttttttcttttaatccaAAGGACCCATTGGGtcttattttttagaataacttacataaatctcatggttttaatatgaaattacaatctatttctcattagtttgtaattacagtaatcccttaaaaagtaacacaaatcggatacataatatgtagcttgGATACCTTAAAGAGTATCTTGgatacattataacataaaccggatacataatatgtagctcggatacattaaaagctagctcatatacataatatgtagctcggatacattaaatattggctcggatacattaatatgtagtttggatacattaaagaaataatgaattttagaggtttttagaaatagaaggggATATTAGAAATAAGGGAAACATAAGATGtatatttcagtaattttttctatttggtATTAAATAAGTGATGATATTTACAAAAGTGGGTTAGCCTAAAGTCCTAAAGCCCACTAACAAAATCCGTAACAGTAAAAAGAAATATTGTTTAATTCGATAaacattttgtttaatttcctCATAAAGATGACTCCCTATTATTTTGGACTAGAACACATATTTCTATGAGGAATTACTATAAGTAGCTATAATTTGGGTTATGATTATAAATAGTAGATATAGTTTGCCTAATTATAATTCATAACAATAATTTTAGAGAGGAGAGCTGAAATCGAGACAAATAGAGAATAGAGACGAGCATGGTGTATCTCATATACAATTTGTATCTTAATTGCAATTGAGTCCACAGATTATACTATGTGtctttaagaaatttaatcccctcaagtacccgaggttgcagattaattccttccaagataaaacggattaaccattaaagaagtagcggtacctcaaacttcaataatctcaacgaactcaaaatgacaacaACGAATCACACACAGAGACACGATCGattgattttattttggaagaaatgtatgcaagagaagggaagaattcgatttagaaaaatgggagaaaacctctccatttatagccaacaaggggtgaaggtcacaactctttggaaagaagacaacctttcagaaaggtcacaacattttggaaaaggcacaacctttcaaacggtcacaatcctttagaaaggacacaacctttcataaaggttACAACTCTTCGGCAtaatcacaacccttcatttcctgttcacacttttaaaacccaacaattagCTCCTAACTAAACTAAGGGATTTACATAagttccctttttttttaatttatattttccattgttctttttttcccttcctGAAGGGCcagaataatttttaaatctttCATGTATGTTGGTGGTTGATACAGTTTTTAGTCGAGTTACATTTTCTATTTGATTCAGTGAAGCACCATTTGATGTCGTGTTCAGAACACGTTTATGTACTTAGGCTTTGTGCTGAATATGGTGGTTCTGTTTTCAAACCTTTTGTTGAAGCTAGGTACAATATTGTTGAACGAAATACAGTCAAACTTCTCTATAATGGTGTCATTTGTCtagaattttttgttgttgttgtatcaaGATGTTGCTATAGAGAATATATAGTGTGTAACCTaatatgaaaaatcaagaattacGCCTTGCCTTGTATCAGGTTATGCACATCACACTTCCATTGGAACTGAATAAAATAGAACATGCATTATCAAGGTTGGATTGTATTATAACAAACCTCCAAAGTTTTATTACAAGACTTCGAGTacggttaaaaaaaaaaacacacaaagaAGCTAAAGAGAGAGAAAACGGACACGATCCGTGATTAAGCAGGATCAATCTCGACCTATCTTATTCTTGTCCACATGATTGTGCTACTACCATATATTATGATATGGAAAATGAATCTCTTTCATTAACGTCACTTCACCCTGCATTGTCACATTAAAACAAACATTAACCAAGAAATTTACTACCTAgctacatatatatacaataacaGAAGGAGTTTCTAGAGTAGGGGTAATTAATTGTACAGAAAGCTCAAAACTGGATTTAAGtcggattttttaaaaaaaagttattcctcttatatatatttacGGTTATGCCACtagttgaaataattatattgtatattagGGGTTGAAGTGTCCCACATCTACTGGAGAAGGGATAGTGGTCTCTTTATATGATCTTGGATAAGTCTTTGCTTGTGAGCTAACTTTTGAGTTTATGTCATAGACTCGatatttatttcataatttGACATGGTATATCAAAACTAGATTCATCGTAGTTTATTGTTCATTTGGTTGTTGATCGTTCCactttgattgttttttttttgaaaaataatttgtattttttttattttctagtgttcagtaagtaagaaagaaaacattatccaaaaatatttatatgtaatctaGTAAAATACTATAGGGATGAGATAGGGTGGGAAATGAAGTTCGGGAGTGATGAAGAGTGTGATGGTCAAGGGTTTGAGCTTACAATTTTGGCGCAATGAATTTAGAATGTCTACTTAATAGAATTTGTTTTCTCTAATTCGTATCAAACACACCTTAAATGTTCTAATTTTTAAGATTGAATTAGGCTAACGTAAACTAAAAACATACTTGGAGCAGTCAACAGAGGGGCTGATCTCAAAAGGAATCTTGACACCACAAACTCCAGAGAGACCAGCAGCTTTGCCAAAATCAATGCCTTTTATAGTATTAGCAGCTTTTTTGACACATCTACATGATTTTCTACGCTCATGTGGTGTTTTACAAAGCTTAAGCAAATCTTTAATGACACCACAACAGCCTCCTATTGGGCCACGGTTCTGCAAATAAGGAAGGCAATTCACCACCCCAACCTGTATTTGGCCACAAGTCACTGCCTCTGCATGGGGTGCAAATGTAATCAACATGCACAAAACCACCAAACATGCAATCTTGACAAACATTTTCATTCtttaaagagaaattgagagaaTAGTGTGAGGAGTGTTGGGTAGAAAACACTAGTGACAAACTTAGGGTTTTTATAGAGGAAATTAATTGGAACTAAAGATGATGAAGTGGCTGAGGAATTTATTCCAAGGCACCTATTGATATAACTGATAAAGCAAAATTAGATGACAGTTTCAAATCGATTAATCCcaaacttaacttaaaaaaatataatttactctaaatttatttggtttattattttttcaatccaaaaatcaaaaactcaaatcaaaattttcatatttaataggaaaaactatataattagacatacttcactaccatatatattattgttactcatacttttaaaatattatgtattttacCACTAATTAAGAATTTTCTATGTATcttacacttagatacatgtgtTTTTGCTATCTGATACACAAAAATatggagagaggcgagcaagattcGTATGCATCTGGAGTGATTTGCATGTATATGGGATACCCGATATATGATAGGGTGGCGAGTGAGATGGGAGAGACACGAGGGAAGCGAGCGAGATTTCTATCACAGataaatacatgtgaatccacttgaatacaatgtatctagaacaaattacacctaaatttGACCCCGTGTTtccaagatacatgtatttggatGTATCTTAAGTAATTAGGCGCTCATAGACTAGTCAGATTTATATAAGTTCCTTTATTTAattagagtaaattttaggtttagcaaacataaaaatcatatttgtatgctataactatggtttgtataattgcgctccatagcaaattttatgttcgCTATGACTATTAATCTGTATagttcggtatacatatacataaaaaatatgtatctgggtctatttgtatatttcggtatacaaatagGTCCTGCCCTTTGTATATTTCtatatacaaatgggtcctgcatttatatatttcggtctatttgtatattttggtatacaaatgggttttgtatttgtatatttcgatctatttgtatattttggtatacaaatgggatggcaaaaaacatggaatgtttgctgcgaattacaaataaaagaaactatgactataacatttaatttgaattaatagtttgctatttcatacaattttcccatttAATTACGAATGGCCCGAATGCTCGCCCCTAGAATTCTCCATGTCTACGATCGATGGCTTTTAATTAGCCATGTACCATTAGACTTTTCGTCAGTAACTCACATTATTGATTATTCCTCTGTTGTTTGCTTTCACAAATGTCTTGATCTGTGGAAAATGGCCNttcatacaattttcccatttAATTACGAATGGCCCGAACGCTCGCCCCTAGAATTCTCCATGTCTACGTTCGATGGCTTTTAATTAGCCATGTACCATTAGACTTTTCGTCAGTAACTCACATTATTGATTATTCCTCTGTTGTTTGCTTTCACAAATGTCTTGATCTGTGGAAAATGGCCACTACATAAAGGAAAAATCCAAATTATAATCTCATTATGATCTTTATCACTTGGCCATCTTACCCATCAATCATCATCACGTGGCCAAGGCATGAAGAAAAATCTTGTTTGGATTCATATGCTAAGTCAAGTTTTTTGGTTATATATCGATTGGTCTTTGGCATCATCTTCCAAGAAGCAACATCTCCTAAGATGCTAAAGCCATAGTGTTGTTCTAAAAAGCCATGTGTGagcaatgtttttttttctcttaagcAACTATAGTTTGAGTCTGAGATCATTATTGACTatgaatatatttaattattttactaagtgaagattcaagaacatattttttcattacCTGTAAATTAGGTCTCCTTCAACTAATATATAAACTATGTGGTTTTTATTATTAAGATGAGTGAAAAATGTTAGAGATATCGGCAATGCAATATTAAGAATATTAATGTACAGAGATAGAGCTAGGTGGGGATTTATGGGTTCGGACGAATCTAGTAGCTTTTCTGTAGACCCTATATtttgtactagaaaattaattaaatatatgtgtatattaatttgtgaacccctaacaaaattaattgacaGTTATTAAAGAAATTTAGAACCCCCAAACTCTTAATCCTGGTGTCACTTCTGTTAATGTATATGTTAAATTGCGTTACTCTTCCGTCTTGGAAATATATAGATGAAAAGTTGCCACAATTTCTTTTAACAGTTCcataaaaactataaaatttcTACGTATGAACCAATGATCTCATGTTCGTACGATAAAAACTATATAATTAGACATATTtcactactatatatactactattattatctgtactttcaaaatattacataTCTTACCATATCTTAAAGAAaatacacttagatacatgtatttttgctaccatatacacaaaaataggAGAGGTGCGAGTGAGATTGGAGAGGGAGGAGAAGCAAGATTCGTACGGATCTtgaatacatgtgaatcacagtATCACACCAATACATCTAtatctgagatacatgtatatagATGTATCTGGAGGCACCGaaatctaataaaaaattaaatattataaactaaattgtatctaaataattagctcctaaactaaTGGAATTTACGTAAGTTCCTCTCCCACTATTTTCTTGTTTACTCTTTTGAAAGATTTTCCGCACCTATAAATAATAGGGGTCTTCTTTCTTTCAGTGGTAATTTGACCCTAAACTTTGTAGTTAATAGTTTTTAAAGgcatacaaaaataaaacatgacaaGTAAAATGGATCGAAAAGAGCAATTTCTTGTGACAATGGCTGTACAAGTAGTGTAGTGAGGTGTATATTAGTTGTGAATAAAAGAAGAATTGTGAGGAAGtaaattttaaatctataatacattcattcattaaaaatagaaaaagtaagAGATTATTATTTGTTGAAGGAAGATATTTTCAGTGGAGATGTTTTGGACTCGATGATTAGTTTCAGAACTAAATTGAGTCATACAGTATTGTACTGTAATATCCTAAATagatttttaaaagaaaaaaaaatagtcacaAAAGTTTCTTATTAATTTCTTTATCATTTGACTTTTCTTCAGTAACTCATGATATTTTGCTACAGTTTTGCTTTTACTGGACAACAAATTATGTCctaatttgaaaaatcaaatttataaattCTTTGTGATCTCTATTATTTGGCCAtcttatcaagaaaatgagCTTTGGAATCATCTGCCAATTAGTCATGTTTGTTCAGCAATTTGTTTAATTTGGCATCATTTGCCAAGCAGCGACGTAAGTGGAAAATTCAGAGAATCTTCTTCTAGGAAATTAAGTAgcgataggaaaaaaaaaattccagaaAAAGAAGTTCattaaaaatgagaaatatatttttcaaacgaAAGTAAGAAAGATGAATATCACAAAAGTAATATTCGGCATACATCGTCTCATCTGCATAATACTTTTGGGTTCAAGAAATTATTGATCTATTTATGTATGTCGTGAACATCACTCATGTGCTTGAAAATCGATCCTTTAATTTGAACTAACTTAGAATTTGGTTTAAGATATggatatgtttttaaaataatatgatcTATTATGTAGTATTTGATTTTAAGCTAAAATggtaaaaataagtaaaaaaatcatagaattttaaatttataactttTGACGTATAAGCCAATAACCAAAAGTTAATCCAAACAAACGCTTAGTATTATGAATCAAAATTAGGTATGTGTAAGCTTCTAGAATGTATACCGGAATTTTTGGgtgaaagaaaaaggaaaaactacataacTAATCAAACATagatactatatatacataattactttcaaaaaattatctaaCATAGATATACTTAAGATTTTATAGTAATTTCTCCTCATTCGCTCGATACATTCccacttttctctctccttacACGTTAATTCCCTTATCACCCTCTTACTCTCTCCCTCTATATAATTCATTGTGCgaatctttcttcttttctatttCCATTTCTTATATTAATAAATCACATTGAAGTTTTACCTGAATTATTTTTATCCAAACATGTGATTTTTGATCTTCTTAGATTGatacaattaattatatttgtgtATCAGAAAAATTGTTATACTAGCTAGTATCAAATTGTATCTTCTTCGGTCGACAAcatgaatacaaattaattgtatctatgtatcaaaaataattgaatttgtgTTTCTGAAAAAACTAACACAATTATTATCAGATTGTATTTGTGTGtcgaaaaaaattaatacaactattataaaagaaaaaagtaacaaTTATTATGCGTGTATTAATTTTAGGATTGAtacaatattcaaaaaaaatatgtattaaagtttttttcatttgtgaatcaaaaaaatttgaatagaCTATATTTGTCTATTTATTTCAGGGATGATACAATATTCAAATTAtcaatatttcttttatctGTGTGTCACAAAAAATTGAAGTAGACTCTatctatgtatttattttaggaCTAATGCAATTGTATTTGTGTATCTATATATCAATTTTAAAGCTAATATGTGTATCTGTATGTGAGTTTGGCAGAGAGGCGGCGAGATTTGAGAGAGATAGAAGAGAAATTAAGTATATGTGTATCTGTGTATCTCAATTgcaattaaaatacaaattgtATATGAGATACACCATGCTTgtctctattttttatttgtctcgATTTCAgctctattttttaaaattattgttatgAATTATAATTAGGCAAACTATATCTACTATTTATAATCATAACCCAAATTATAGCTACTTATAGTAATTCCTCATAGAAATATGTGTTCTAGTCCAAAATAATAGGGAGTTGGACCAATAACATCGTTATGaggaaattaaacaaaatgttTATCGAATTAAACAATATTTCTTTTCACTGTTGCGGATTTTGTTAGTGGGCTTTAGGACTTTAGGCTAGCCCACTTTTGTAAATATAATCACTTATTTAATACCAAATaggaaaaagggaaaattgtatgaaataacaaactattaattcaaattaaatgttatatatagtcatagtttcttttatttgtaattcgcagcaaacattccATGTTGTTTGCCATtccatttgtataccaaaatatacaaatagaccgaaatatacaaatgcaagacccatttgtataccaaaaCAAATAGactgaaatatacaaatgcaggacccatttgtataccgaaatatacaaatgcaggtcccatttgtataccgaaatatacaaatgcaggtCCCATtagtataccgaaatatacaaatagacccaaatacatattttttatgtatatgtatatcgaaaTATAAAGATTAATAGTCATAGCGaacataaagtttgctatagagcgcaattatacaaaccattgttataacatacaaatatgatttttatgtttgctaaacctaaaatttgcTCTAATTAAATAGAAGAACTTTTATAAATCTGACTAGTTTAGGAGCGCCTAATTACTTAAGATACatccaaatacatgtatcttggaAACACGGGGTCAAATTTAGGTGTAATTggttctagatacattgtatccaagtggattcacatgtatctatcTGTGATAGAAATCTCGCTCGCTTCCCTCGCGTCTCTCCCATCTCACTCGCCATCCTCTCATATATCGGGTATTCCATATACATGCAAATCATTCCAGATACATACgaatcttgctcgcctctctccatATTTTTGTGTATCAGATAGCAAAAACATATGTATCTAAGTGTAAGATACATAGAAAATTCTTAATTAGTGGTAAAAATACATACTAATATTTAAAAgtatgagtaataataatatatatggtagtgaagtatgtctaattatatagtttttcctattaaatatgaaaattttgatttgagtttctgatttttggattgaaaaaataataaaccaaataaatttagagtaaattatatttttttaagttaagtttgGGATTAATCGATTTGAAACTATCATCTAATTTTGCTTtatcagttatatcagttggtGCCTTGGAATAAATTCCTCGGCCACTTCATCATCTTTAGTACTTCCAATTAATTTCCTCTATAAAAACCCTAAGTTTGTCACTAGTTTTTTCTACCCAACACTCCTCACACTAttctctcaatttctctttaaaGAATGAAAATGTTTGTCAAGATTGCATGTTTGGTGGTTTTGTGCATGTTGATTACATTTGCACCCCATGCAGAGGCAGTGACTTCTTGCCAAATACAGGTTGGGGTGGTGAATTGCCTTCCTTATTTGCAAAACCGTGGCCCAATAGGAGGCTGTTGTGGTGTCATTAAAGATTTGCTTAAGCTTTGTAAAACACCACATGAGCGTAGAAAATCATGTAGATGTGTCAAAAAAGCTGCTAATACTATAAAGGCATTGATTTTGGCAAAGCTGCTGGTCTCTCTGGAGTTTGTGGTGTCAAGATTCCTTTTGAGATCAGCCCCTCTGTTGACTGCTCCAAGTATGTTTTTAGTTTACATTAGCCTAATTCaatcttaaaagttaaaacatttaagATGTGTTTGATACGAATTAGAGAAAATAAGTTCTATTAAGTAGACATTCTAAATTCATTGCGCCGAAATTGTAAGCTCAAACCCTTGACCATCACACTCTTCATCACTCCCGAACATCATTTCCCACCCTATCTCATTTCTATAGTATTTTACtagattacatataaatatttttggataatgttttctttcttacttactgaacactagaaaataaataaaatacaagttatttttcaaaaaaaaaacaatcgaAGTGGAACTCAACAACCAGATGAACAATAAACTAGGATGAATCTAGTTCTGATATACCATGTCaaattatgaaataaatattgagTCTATAACATAAACTCAAAAGTTAGCTCACAAACAAAGACTTGTCCAAGATCATATAAAGAAACTACCCATCCCTTCTCCAGTAGATGTGGGACACTTCAACCCctaatatacaatataattatttcGACTAGTGGCATAACCgtaaatatatataagaggAATAGCTTTTTGTTTTAAATCCGACTTAAATCCACTTTTCAGGTTTCTTTACAATTAATTACCCCTACTCTAGAAACTccttctattatatatatatatatatatatatatatatatacaataataGAAGGAGTTTCTGGATAGTAAATTTCTTGGTTAATGTTTGTTTTAATGTGACGATGCAGGGTGAAGTGACGTTAATGAAAGAGATTCGTTTTCCATATCATAATATATGATAGTAGTAGgagtgtacaaaatcgaaccgaaaaccgaactaAACCGTAAATTGAGTCCAATCGAAAAAAAATTTCGACTAGTGGTTGGTTTAACTTGGTTTggtgttgaaaaaaaaacccgactatatttgggttggtttggttttaactaaaaaaaatcaacccgagaccaaatcaacccgacattatatatataattttaaaattttattttatacataaaattatttacttttatataatttttaaatatttcttatact
Proteins encoded in this window:
- the LOC125866298 gene encoding non-specific lipid-transfer protein 1-like, with the translated sequence MKMFVKIACLVVLCMLITFAPHAEAVTSCQIQVGVVNCLPYLQNRGPIGGCCGVIKDLLKLCKTPHERRKSCRCVKKAANTIKALILAKLLVSLEFVVSRFLLRSAPLLTAPR
- the LOC125866085 gene encoding non-specific lipid-transfer protein 2-like, producing MKMFVKIACLVVLCMLITFAPHAEAVTCGQIQVGVVNCLPYLQNRGPIGGCCGVIKDLLKLCKTPHERRKSCRCVKKAANTIKGIDFGKAAGLSGVCGVKIPFEISPSVDCSKVK